A section of the Actinomycetota bacterium genome encodes:
- a CDS encoding WYL domain-containing protein produces MQKVERLVNLIALLLNTRRPLTVEEIRNTVPGYQQEDYSSFKRMFERDKEELRSVGIPIERRFTDVWEVEEGYMIPKDRYYLPNLDLTPEEMAALWIASSVVVEEGGREDQALLKLSLGEGMSMDPAGPPWLRARLHVDVPALPQVLDAVASRRSVGFKYRAPGRSDDTQRTVDPYALIHRQGAWYLVGHDHLRSAVRHFKLQRITSPVKFAARGSGPDFEVPEGFSTEGRLTEPWVGDKGVSVEIAFSPRIAWWVQQSLGLESAGTWKDWTLVRLPVVDEDGFVSWVIGFGEDAIVRSPDRMRKAVVGRLEAISEAKRP; encoded by the coding sequence GTGCAAAAGGTCGAGCGCCTCGTCAACCTCATCGCGCTCCTGCTGAACACCCGCCGTCCCCTGACCGTCGAGGAGATCCGCAACACGGTCCCCGGCTACCAGCAGGAGGACTACTCCTCGTTTAAGCGGATGTTCGAGCGGGACAAAGAGGAGCTGCGGTCCGTCGGCATTCCCATCGAGCGTCGGTTCACCGACGTGTGGGAGGTCGAGGAGGGGTACATGATCCCCAAGGACCGCTACTACCTCCCGAACCTGGACCTGACGCCCGAGGAGATGGCGGCCCTGTGGATCGCCTCGAGCGTTGTCGTCGAGGAGGGCGGACGTGAGGACCAGGCCCTGCTCAAGCTGTCGCTGGGCGAGGGGATGTCCATGGACCCGGCCGGGCCCCCGTGGCTGCGGGCCAGGCTCCATGTGGACGTCCCGGCTCTGCCGCAGGTGCTCGACGCGGTGGCGTCCCGCAGGTCGGTCGGCTTCAAGTACCGGGCCCCCGGACGCTCCGACGACACGCAGCGGACGGTGGACCCCTACGCGCTGATCCACCGCCAGGGGGCCTGGTACCTGGTAGGACACGACCACCTGCGTTCGGCCGTCCGGCACTTCAAGCTCCAGAGGATTACCTCGCCGGTGAAGTTCGCCGCGCGGGGCAGTGGTCCGGACTTCGAGGTGCCCGAGGGGTTCTCCACCGAAGGCCGGCTCACTGAGCCGTGGGTGGGGGACAAGGGCGTGTCGGTGGAGATCGCGTTCTCGCCGCGCATCGCGTGGTGGGTGCAGCAGTCCCTCGGTCTGGAGTCGGCAGGGACGTGGAAGGACTGGACGCTTGTCCGGCTCCCGGTGGTGGACGAGGACGGTTTCGTCTCGTGGGTCATCGGCTTCGGTGAGGACGCGATCGTGCGGTCGCCGGACCGGATGCGCAAGGCGGTCGTGGGCCGGCTGGAGGCGATCTCGGAGGCCAAGCGGCCG
- a CDS encoding YrzE family protein, translating to MTRTSRNAGRPATGYGSSWISILTGTLVAFGVMFLLSSIAASVLAGTDTSLSDVSRDPVVLGAGAAATIVLFQFMSYLWGGYTAGRMAGRSGIQNGLLVAVTAIVLAVITGVIGYTLADRALDIPALGLLPIATGTAIEFTIALGAAALVAMLAGAAIGGMIGERRTARVVPAPRSVDNRPAKDRSPSGQGNGSSKAKSGKKGASRR from the coding sequence ATGACCAGGACTTCTCGCAATGCCGGACGGCCGGCGACAGGCTACGGCTCCTCGTGGATCTCGATACTCACCGGCACGCTGGTGGCGTTCGGGGTGATGTTCCTTCTCAGCTCCATCGCGGCCTCCGTGCTCGCGGGCACGGACACGTCGCTGTCGGACGTGTCCCGGGATCCGGTTGTCCTGGGGGCCGGAGCCGCGGCGACCATCGTGCTGTTCCAATTCATGTCGTACCTGTGGGGTGGCTACACCGCGGGACGGATGGCCGGGCGTTCCGGGATCCAGAACGGACTGCTCGTCGCCGTGACCGCCATCGTCCTGGCCGTGATCACGGGTGTGATCGGCTACACGCTCGCGGACCGCGCTCTGGACATCCCGGCCCTCGGCCTCCTGCCGATCGCCACTGGCACGGCCATCGAATTCACCATCGCCCTGGGGGCCGCCGCTCTGGTGGCGATGCTCGCGGGGGCCGCCATCGGCGGAATGATCGGTGAGCGCAGGACGGCCAGGGTCGTCCCGGCACCGCGGTCCGTGGACAACCGCCCGGCCAAGGACCGCAGCCCCTCCGGACAGGGCAACGGCTCCTCTAAGGCCAAAAGCGGCAAGAAAGGCGCTTCCCGCAGGTAG